In Treponema primitia ZAS-2, a genomic segment contains:
- a CDS encoding STAS-like domain-containing protein, whose protein sequence is MLVKINNFGDILISRPAGKEAFLMAKAYVFKELALKDDIILDFNEIKVLTPSWVDEFISGIKSEYKNPIQYINTENPSVKASLKTVLSE, encoded by the coding sequence ATGCTTGTAAAAATAAATAACTTTGGAGATATTCTCATTTCCCGACCGGCAGGAAAGGAAGCATTTTTAATGGCAAAAGCATATGTGTTTAAGGAACTTGCCCTAAAGGATGATATTATTCTTGATTTTAACGAAATAAAAGTATTAACCCCTTCATGGGTAGATGAATTTATTTCTGGTATTAAATCAGAATACAAAAATCCAATACAATATATAAATACAGAAAATCCCTCTGTAAAGGCTTCGTTAAAAACTGTTTTATCAGAGTGA
- a CDS encoding helix-turn-helix transcriptional regulator — MKEQRKSLPRASLARIYHIDREIASGKYPNADKLAKGYETSKATIHRDIDYMRNFLEAPIEYNARHRGYYYTEKTFRLPARYAAAEDMLALGMAKSLLRLYQDTPLYDSAKRLLDEITLPLTQDDTGTPGKAPPGQADKSPWYEKRVVVPPVASAPVKPELWQTIIDGIRENHLITFDYQGMDDRDYKTRLVRPYQLLFQDGMWYLYGYAEERKAVRTFSLSRMENAALTNETFELSPNYDFFCNHDGSYFGVYLGKKYYFKIWFSNDTARYIEERQWASNQKIKKAEKGDGIIIHFTSAQFKKVLWWVLSYGSGAFPLEPPELVKEWEQNVEGMRKHRNKVT, encoded by the coding sequence ATGAAAGAACAAAGAAAAAGTCTGCCCAGAGCGTCCCTTGCCCGGATTTATCACATTGACCGCGAAATTGCCTCCGGCAAATACCCCAACGCTGATAAACTGGCAAAAGGCTATGAAACAAGCAAGGCCACTATTCACCGGGATATTGACTATATGCGCAATTTTCTTGAAGCCCCGATTGAGTATAATGCTCGGCATCGTGGCTATTACTACACCGAAAAAACATTCAGGCTCCCTGCCCGCTATGCCGCCGCCGAAGACATGCTCGCCCTCGGCATGGCAAAATCACTTTTGAGGCTTTACCAGGATACGCCGCTTTATGATTCGGCTAAACGCCTTTTAGACGAGATCACTTTACCCCTTACTCAGGATGACACCGGAACACCCGGCAAAGCTCCCCCCGGACAGGCTGATAAATCCCCTTGGTATGAAAAACGTGTAGTGGTTCCCCCGGTTGCATCCGCGCCGGTCAAACCTGAATTGTGGCAGACCATCATCGACGGCATTCGGGAGAACCATCTCATCACCTTTGATTATCAGGGAATGGACGATAGGGACTACAAAACCCGGCTTGTAAGGCCATACCAGCTTCTTTTTCAGGACGGTATGTGGTATCTCTACGGTTATGCAGAAGAACGCAAGGCAGTCCGTACATTCTCACTGTCCCGAATGGAAAATGCCGCACTCACCAACGAAACATTTGAACTGTCCCCCAATTATGATTTTTTTTGCAACCATGACGGCAGCTATTTTGGCGTTTACCTGGGGAAAAAATATTACTTCAAAATATGGTTTTCCAACGATACAGCCCGGTACATTGAGGAACGGCAATGGGCTTCAAATCAGAAAATTAAAAAAGCGGAAAAGGGGGATGGAATCATCATTCATTTTACCAGCGCACAGTTCAAAAAAGTCCTGTGGTGGGTACTTTCCTATGGTTCCGGCGCTTTTCCACTTGAACCGCCCGAATTGGTGAAAGAATGGGAGCAGAATGTTGAGGGAATGCGGAAGCACCGAAATAAGGTGACCTAA